The genomic segment GCTGTTATGTTAAGGTGAGAGATCATTTGGGGGGCTAAAACCTCATGGGAAAAATTATGATCTTTGTGAATTAAGAAAAGTCTCATTTGCATGTTACATGGTTTATGTGTCTGTTAACAAGTTTTGTCAAGGAAACACCCTGTATTGACTAGGTACCCTCAGCTGGATATCAAACACATCCTTGTCTGCACAGGTGATTCCTAAACAAATCTGTTACGTAGATTGTACAGTTGTCCTATGAGTTAGCAGTCCCTATCAACTACTGGTTGGATATTTTCTATACTATCactatatgcattttatttagttaaattgacttttggaaaaaaaaaaaaaaaaaagaaaaaaaaagaaaaatcacacttCTAGCATTCAAATCATTGATCCTGCCCCAATAGGCATCCTAAGGTTAATACATGACAGTCAGAAAAACAGGATCATCTGAAAAGCAACCTACATGATCGCATCAATATCGCAGACTTCACTGGAGAGCTGTTCAGTATAACCCTTAATGGCCCACCGAGGCAGACGGGCTTTGGTATAAGACAGACAGCAGTCCTGGTTGCTTTGTGCTggaattaaggggaaaaaaaatgttaataaaaccTATTTGGATCACATTTCCATGCTGTCTAGTCCCCGTCCCCGTCCGTCCCCAGCTCCCGCCCCAGCTATCCAGCTCCCCTTCAATAGAGAAGGAGGATTAGGCAGTGTACTTTGCTGAATTAATCCCCTTCTCCATCATCCTGTGGCCAGCACGCACACCCTGGCGTGGCTAGCATGGTGCAAAGCAGCCCAAGAACTGCATCCTAGGGCGGAGTGCCCGAGCACACTCACCTTGGGAGgtactgcacagcagcagcaacaggagCCCAAGCAGAGAAGCCAGGACCAAGCTCTTTGTGCTGAAGCCAGACATTTTCACTCTAAGCCGCAGCTGTGCTCCAGTGAGTGCTCTTTCACTGCCTGCCTGTCCTGCCAAGCTCGCCTCTCCTCCACCTGCTTATAAAGCTGCAGCGGGAGCCACGGGAATTCACACGCGGGCGGGTTCCACTATCATCACTGGGTTTCCCCACGGCAAATTCCATCATGCCCAATACAACCTCAGCGCTCCTTCCTGGTGCTATAACCAGAGATAGCAGCGTGCTggggaaatttttttttgttgttttttaaagtaggtTAGAAGATTcagccaaaaagaaaaggaaataaaaggttGTGAGGTAATGGTTCTGTGGGtgaaacatgtatttttagGGGTAGGAGTGTGGGTTGTGAAATGAGGAAAATCAAATGTAGGTAACTGAATGTTACCTACCGAAGCTGTGTCTTTGCTGTGCTCTATTTTAATAAGCACATTGTGGGGGTAGAGGGAGATGGGCCTAGCCCAGACAGATTCATTTCAATGTATCCTCTTAGAAACTGGGTAACTATCTTTAATGATGCCAAAAGACTATATTAATATTTACTGGTTGGCCAACACAGTAACATCAGACTTTCCAGATGACTGCTTTGCGAGCTGTAGATTGTAATACTGGCGAGGCCCACATGGGCCAAGTATTCATGGAAATGGGTTTTGTTTAGAGTTTCTTCTCACTGTCATCACTTTTTGCCTGTTCGTTACACATCTGAACTATTTCATTAGAAACAGACTCTATACTGTTCCAAATGCATTGATGCTGCCTCATAAGCCACAGTTGTATCTTGTTTGCTCCCCATTCCGTACTGCACCCAAATATTGTTACTCCTGAACATTCAgctaaaacacacacacagtcttaAAAGGGCCTCTCATGGCTCAGAAGAAACCCATGCAGAGAGATTATTTGATCGTACCAAGTGCACTGTTTGAGCTGCTACTGAAGGCTGCTATTTCCAGTACCATTCAGTGACCCCTGTATAACAAATGTGACGGCTGCAGGCCATGtcctgttctgctgctgtaCACAGGAGCTGTTACCAGCTCCAGGTGGTTATAGAGTAACCTGAGCTTTAAGTAGCTTCTCTTAAGTTAGAGCTCAAGGACGTGGTCAGAAACTGTTCGGAATGACATACCCTCTATTCTTTGTGTACTGCTGATAACTTTTTGCTTTCCATAAACGTAGCTTATTTACGGATCACTTATTTCTAGACTGACAGGTATTAAGAAGCAACAGGTTAGCAATGAACAATTCTCTGTTTTCCCCACTattaccattttttctttttctttttttgatttttactgGTTGTCCAGTGACAGCctgggatttctttttatttatttatttttaagggagaAAGGCATGCCACCCAGTTTCTGTCAAGCAACAAGAAGATATGAAAATTAGGCATTAGGTTATCAACCCTCATTCCTCCGCTTCCACCCTCCCATTTCACTCTAGCATTGATACTAGTAAGGTGTCCATCTACTTTGGAAAGAGAATTTTCTAAGATTGTTGAGATAGTAACTACACATTCTTATCCATAGACTAGCATCACAATCATCAAAAGTACTAGGCAAACAATAGTTTAAAAAATTGCTAGCAAAGCCTTCTAAAAAGGAGATCAGTTTGTCTCCTTTATTGATAACATACTTGTTATCCCTTAAGTCCAACTCTTCTCCCTTTGGATTGGATACTCAAGATATAACTGATCAGGACTATAACATTTATTGATTAGGCAGGAcatcttaaaaaagaaaactgacattttGGCTAATAAAAACATTACTATTAGATAATATTACTACACAATACTACACAATTGTATCACTAAGTAGTACTGAGTTGCAATTATATTACTTATTAACAGTATTAATACATTAGCATTAATACATAATTCTTActttattatattaaattattataaaaaagaGTAACTAGTAAGTACTATTAAGTTGCAGTTCTGCTGCCCTTCCTCCTACACTGAGTGTTAAAGTACAAACCCATCCTTCTTTACAAGTTTCCAAGCAAGTCTTACAAGTTTTCTTCTTAGTCCAGCCTGCCATGTCACCTTTCAGACAGTCCTGGTGGATAGTCCAGTGGGTTGTCCACAGGGTCTGCCCCCATTTTCTCTGGGGGCTTAGGACCACAGGACAGCATCACCACTGCCTTGAAGCAGCTGTACATCCCGTTCCTTCTTCTCCACCTCATTTCCTACCTTATTCcctggttgttgtttttttgttgttgttgttgtttttgtttttttaatcttttcttgaACCCACCTTTTCATCGCTCCTgcatctccttcctctgcctaAACTCTTCCCAAGTAAACAACTCACCCcaaattcctttttcctcatttgtgcCAAATCTGTTCCCCCACCACCCCACCCAAATTCAGTGCTTCTGACACCATTACCTAGACCGTTTCAGCTTAACATGTTATTACTGATACCATCACCTAGATGGAAGTAGCCTTGCACCTCAAGTCTCCCTTCTGAGTCTACAGCTgtatttcctttccaaacagTGCCTTTTGGACACAGTCTTTTCACCAGATCTTTGGCACCCCTACCTAATCCTGATTAAGCACAAGCAGTTTGGACACCAGAGCAATGGCATAGTCCATCTAGCATTCTCCCCATGCTTCTGCCCTCAGGCAGTTTCCATCACACCTCTGGTTCCTGTCAGAGCCCTTCACTGGTGTTGTGCCTAGTGTCACAGGCAACTGCTGCTCCTTTCATGCCAAAGTTTATTTGATTTAGGAAATTAGATTAAGattaagatttaaaacaaatgccatCGTAAGGGCCTCAGCTTCAGGAGAAAATTTCACTTTGTTTGTACTTAGTGTGTACAAAGTACCCTCAATTTATTTGCACATAgttaaaaatcaacaaaagcCATATTGCAAATGGCTGGAGAAAGTTGCCAGGTAAGTCCTGACGTAACTCTCAAGCATATCTTATCTGTCTTCACAACCTgataatgcaaacaaaaagggaaaaaaagggggggggggaggtgctTACATGTTCAAAGGAAGTGATGATTCCCAGTGGATGAGGGGAGGGTGACTGCTGTCCACCCTGACCAAACGAGACTTTCGGCCTCTCTCAGCACCTGTGTGACCAGATGGGGCTATAGGAACCTGACAGGTGACTGCAGCATGGCTGAAAGACCAGGCCCTCAGGCTCTGAGGCAGCAATCAAAGGGCTAAAGGTCTGTTGGAGGCCCGGCTGCAGGTGGCTAGTGCTGGACCAAAACATTGTTTAATGTCCCAGTACTGGGATAACTGGGGAGCTGCACAAGAGGCCCTACAGCAAAGGGCTGTGTACTGAGTGTGGGCCAGCAGTGCTCCCTGGGGTCACTGCACTCCTGGCTGCCTCAGCAAGGGCCGCCATGTTGGGGAATGCCGCTGCTCCCCCACAAGACTGTGTGGGGAGGCCTTTACCCAAAGTCTCCTCAGAGAGGcatggaaaaaagcagaagaagcaACAGCCACAAGTTGTGAGAAGGAAAATTTGCATCAGACACTGAAAAATTCTCTTCACAACAATAGTGGTGAAGCACTGGGACAGGGCCCAGAGGGGATGTGAAAGCCCACTTTGAATAGCCTTGGAGATGTTCCAAACTTAACTGGACACAATACTGCCCTGATCATGATCTTTAAAACTTGGGTTCCTCCCCAAGCCACAGTCAAGcccatattattattattagttttccCACTTGACATTTCTGTCATGactatttctttttagtttcttGTCTCTTCCTGACACTTCCTTTGTTACAAGTTGAAAagcttcccttcctcttcttgcTCCCTCATTAGCTCGTATCACATCCCAGCTCTCCCTCCCTGTTGATATGCTTGCAGTAAGACAAAATGCCAAAGCATGGATCCACGAAGTTTTCAGCCTCTCTTAAAACTGCCCTGCTTTTGTTCCAGAGGTCAAAGCTGGAGAACAGGCCTCACCCCTACTGTATGTATTTTAAGAGATGAAGTAACACAGACTAGGTAGTAATGCTGTACAGCAGTTCAGTTAGAGTTGTAAAAGAAGAGGACACACCAGGGGAAACTGCATATGAGAAGctgtatacacacacagaatTCAGAACTGCTCATGATTTGGAAAACTGCTtgaaattttttgaaaatggggGCCCACAATGGTGATATACTTGGCCGTGTGGTTCTATGAGTACCCAGAAGAGTCATGTGGATGCAAGGCTTAAAACATACCACTCACTTCTGAAGAGAGACACAGAGGAGGGGCTCTGTAATCACTGATTGATACACTACAGTTTATAGTGACTTCTTTATGGGTTTAGGTCTAATAgtaaacaactttattttttaaatctcttacCTACCTTGATGTTAGACACTGCCTATAATATCTTTACCTGTTGCCTACAATGAGAATCACATtgccaatttttatttaaattgaaaattacctttttttttttttttttttaattattttaagctctcttcacaaagaaatgttttattaatattactgCTCTTGGCCAGactgctgaaaataaagaattataGCAACACAGCTGATCAACTAGGGAAAAAGAGTACTAAAGGGAAATCCCCTTCTGTAATTTCCAATTGTTTAGGGCAGAGCAAAGTGCAGGAGAAGGCACCAGTTCAAAGGAACAGGGCCAAACCAGGGGATTTAGTCATTGCATAATCCTCAGTGATGAGATGTACAATAAATCCCAAGCATAAAAGTTCCACACATTACTTGCTCAATACCTCTGGCATTACTGTGATGCAATACGGTGATTTCATTCACTTCAGCACTTGCATGACTGATTAACAAAAATCCCTCTCTGAAggaggaaattaattttcagtaattatATGTTGCACCTTGTGAGGAACAGATATAGAAATACTATTGAAAGACATTTGTTAGATGCAATTACAGAGAAATTATATGCCTGGTGGGAGAAATGAACCTCTGACCTGAATCCACAGCCTGAACATCAAGTTGCCTTCCGGTATTAACAAATAAGTGAttgcacttaaaaatatttaactcatAAAGTAGAAAAGCATGTTATGCCTTGGCGATTATGAAAGGGAGAGAGTGTGACATTTTCCAGATTTTGGCAATTTGTAAACAGGAATAGagacaggcaaaaaaaatcacacttaaTGTAATTAGAAGTGAAGTTTTAGGTGGGCTGAAGGTATTCATAAATTCCAGTGAAACACAATGATAGTTTTGTCTAaaacttagaaaatattttagaaaatgtaaagCATCTTTTCCTCaactgttctgtgttttcttcctcaagttgacattaaaaaaaaaaagcaaaacaaacaaaaaagaaaatataaggaAGAACCAAGTAATGTGAAGTGGTAAAGTTTGAGGCTGACCTAGAACTCAATGACTGAAGGTTTTACTAAACCAGACTTGACATTTAGAGCACTTGATCGCTCCGGGCTACTTAGTACATGTTTGACAACTGGGATTTTGTCATGTATTACTGGAAGACTAGCTTAAAACTATCCAGTAACACCTGCTTGCTTTGGATTGCtaaacagggggaaaaaaaagacaaccatgTTTGTGTTTAATAGATGTTAGTTAACATAATTTATTGATTGTAATATGAGCATTGGCAGAGTAGCCACGGACACTGGCCTTCCCAAGTGCTGCAGTCACTTTAGCTTTACAGCAGCGCAGAGTTACATTATGGGGGACTTTCCTAAGGGGAGGTTTAAACCGTAGTTGCCAAAACAGCTGGGTTGGACTTATCTGTCCAAGAGTCCTGCTCTTTTTCCAAGGAAACAACAGCTCTAGGTCCTTCCACCTTGACTCTTACAGATTCTTTTGCATAACACAACTGTCTTGCTTATTCTCATATACCCTTAAAACTCCTTTTCTGAACCTTAGCTATTCACAGAGAAAATCTTGGaccatgtaaaaaaaatcattatttttcaaagggacaaaaaaaatttacactttgctgggaaaaaaatgcctccCTAATATGTTTCACTGCAAGTGTTTGGTGACTGTTATCCAAACCCTTCTGAACTGGCATGGAGTCAAAGTATTACAAGAATCCAGGACACTTGTTTTAAAAGAACTCTTACTTTCAATCAAACGCTAGCAGCCTGATGCATATGTGGTTTATGTTAAGTATCTTTCAAATATCATTAGACATATAACATTAAACAAAGCATCAGCATCCGGCTAGTTATGTGCACTTGTCTAGACATAACAAATGTTCTTCCCGCAGGACTTTACACTACTTGGGCAGCTGCAATGATTCAAACTCTCCCAGTGTCTGTAATGAGATGTACcttgaggggaggggggaggaataGATAAGAGTGGAGGTGAAATTTCTTACCCAAGTtgtgaaaatgcaaatttttactCTGAAACAAGATGTCCATCCATGACGACAGGGCAAAAACTGCCACTAGTAGGAGATTCATAGGATAAACACATGAAGTGTACAAAGGAACACTCCCCAAAGCGATATTTCAACATGGAAAGTTACTTAGAAATCCTCTCAGGTTTTTCCTCCCATCTCTCTTTGGCAATCCACAGCAAGTCACCATTAGTCACTAAAAGTATTAACCAACTTAATTAAGATTGTTTGACCTATAtatcatttcctttttgttactTAACTGGAgatgaagaaagcaagcaaagacTAAAACAAGTTAAAAGTGCACTGAACTAAACTGTACAAAAAAATAGTGATGGCAAAGTTACGAGGTCCAACCATTAAGCCGAGATCCTCCCgggagattatttttttttggtgctgggATTTGCATATTGCACACGTTCATGAATGACTGAAGTGTCCTCCAAATTCTAAAAGGGGAAGCTTAATAGATACTGTTATTCTCTCCCTGAACTCCTAAAAGtatgatttcttctttattaCAACATTGAACAATTATTGAACTATTATCGAACTGAATCGAACTCATTTTACTGAAGTAAAAACGAGGTTTTGCATTTCTATCAAAAATAAGTGAGAGTTAGCACAAGCCTCTATAGCCACAGACTACGTGCTTGATCAACTTTTTGGACCCAAGTCATGCCATGGACCTTGGCTAGCTCATTGGTCTTGTGGCGCTCACAGCTTCACAAGAGTGATCTGTGGTTGGCACTGATAGGAAAAATAGGCCATAACTATTAAAGCATTtagtattttatgaaaatgatcTTCTCATTCTTAAGTGTAACGTAGTTCATATCAAGGAAATGCTGAGCAAAATTCTCTTATTAGCCACAGAAAGAGATGTTTCTCTCaaccacatattttttttttttgcagaagcaaagaaCTCAAAGCCAACTTGTGAACCGCACTGACAATCTTAACATGATGGTGAAAGATAGCTTTGCAGTTACAACAAAAATTCAACCATCTTCTCTCACTGGGAGCATTTATCCTGTCTCATCCATGAATACCATTAAACCACTGTTTTTCCTAGAAACAGTGATGGCTTCCAGCCATTGGAAGAGCTGAGACATACTGCATGCggggcagaggaaaaagagcaCAGTACACCCACCAACAGCCACCACTTGTATAAAAGGTCAGCTTCAGACATACAGTAACCACTATGTAAAATAAAGTCCTAGAGAATCCCACTGACAAAGAAGTAGTTCTCGTCCTCCACTGATCTGGAAGGAAAgtgtaaggaaaacaaaaggaactaCTTGAGCCATAACTCACATTTCTGTAAGCCTTTCTACCCTACTGTAACATTCATCAAAGACACGAGGTAGTCTTTCTCCAAATTCCAGTAGGCTTTAGATCACACTAGATTTGGATTTTGGTTCTCTGTTTTAAGTGTTTCAAGATAGTATTTTGTTATTGGTACAACTGCAACAGAAATTAGTGTGCTGTTAGGGCTGTTAGTGCCTTATAGAAAGGTAGTGAACATAcataaaagtttgttttttttttctctcaagccTGGAATTTTTATCATCTATTAAACTTGCTTTTATTGTTCAAAAGTAGTTTTGAACCATAAAAACTAAGGCTGAAAGTGTTAAAATTGAACTTTCCAACATTGTCAAGCCTATAAATCAGAAGGGGAAGATACCTCAAAGTTTACATAGAGCATCAGTCTGAACAATTGATTTTGCAGCACAACAGTCTCAGCAGATATCTTCACAAGCTAGAACATTGTTCAGCTCTGTTCTGTGGCTCCTCTGGACTGTACTGCTTTTTACCCCTCagctgagagctgcagcagacCAGTACACGTTTTGTGCCAGAAAACAAGCTGCTGTGCTGAGTAAACAAGAAAGTATAAGGAGGATATTGACCAACTAACAAACCCAGTCCTCAGACAACGTGAGATGCTGTTACGGGGAAACCTCAAAGTCTGACAGGCTTTCTCAAAAGATGGGGAGCAAACCAGAGAACCACAGTGCAGGTCACTGCAATGTAAACAAGCATGCCATACATCCCTGTAAGGTCTCGGCAGTGATCCCACGATGACACCCACTGTTATTCGGGTGCTACTTTCCTAGCCTCTCATATATAGGAAGGTGTTGACCAGACACCTGCATTTAATTCAACAatgaaaatgcaacaaaaaaggaaatataaccAGTGActtattttccagaaagctaAAGATATTAAAGTTAACTTTCCCTGGCCAATAACAATAAATTAATAGGATAAAGCCTTCTGACCCAGCACAGGATGTAAAAGGGAACTAAAGCATGGCTCTGTAAGCAAAGGTCAACCAACTCATCGCAAAACCTCTACATGCTCCAGGCTACATTGGTAGCACGTTCTAGCAAGAGCTCCAGGCCTTCGTTATGCAAACATCTCGGTGTGCAACCACTAAAATGGTACctgtgagaaggaaaatgaaccTCCCAATGACCCAGAACAACAATGCTCTCTGTTCCAGATACTGCACCGCTACCACCAGCCACTACCGTGTGGTGTAAACAGACGTGCACTGTGGTGACATGTGAATACGAAGCGTGACTATTTCAGTGCCCTGTCTTTATTAAGTATTTAGAACAGATAAAAAAGGAAGGGCATTAGCCTCTTAAGTAGCAGtgcagtgaaaaataatgtCACATCATTCCTTTTAGTAAGGAATTGCTCTACATTTAGACCAAAGTACCTGAAATGTTGGCTTGACTGAA from the Cygnus olor isolate bCygOlo1 chromosome 9, bCygOlo1.pri.v2, whole genome shotgun sequence genome contains:
- the CCL20 gene encoding C-C motif chemokine 20 — encoded protein: MSGFSTKSLVLASLLGLLLLLLCSTSQAQSNQDCCLSYTKARLPRWAIKGYTEQLSSEVCDIDAIIFHTFSGLKACVNPKDGWVKKHLLFLSHKLKKMSM